CATCAGAGAGATGGTACAACAACTCCACCCTGCATACTCGCCCAGCTTGGAGAAGGGATCTGGGCCGCAACCGCCGCCGCTGTTGGGGGAGATTTTGTGTGCTGCCGTTGCGTAGGTGATTTGGACTTGGAACGACGAGGACAGCGGGACCAAATTAGCTTCTAGGGAGGGTCCTTTTTACAAATTGTGCGCACAAATTGTTCCACTCCTATCTGGGCCATCAATCTCACATCTGATGGCCCTGATCCATTTTTCCATTTTTCTATCACAAGCCCACATTCTATTGTAGTTGTCCCCCATTCTTTCCCTAAAAAAAACAAAACCCCTCTTATCCATTGCATATTGCTCCCAAAAGAGAACATCAATACAAATTTTAATATGCTCACAAATGGGTCCATTTCAATTTTTTTGTCTAGTAAAATGAATTACTTTCTTTACAGCTTGTCAAGCTATTGACCCTGTACacgttgctgcagatactaagttttttTAGTGAATTGTCCTAAACTTCAAGACCCTAAAATTATCCAATCATCCTCAACCTCCCAGATTGGTTCTCCAAAGTACTTATCAATGAAAGAAAAGTTGCAAATTAGAGTACCAAACCACCAAGGATAATAGCAACACACCTTCAAATCAAAGTTACTAAAATGCATCTTTCACACACGAGCATATTTGACATGAACAATTAAAGGAAAATAGAACTACAAAGATGAATAATTTACTTGAAAGTAAAACTCGAAGTATTTTACCAGGAAAATGAATCACCGTGTCGAAGATTTGTAGGTTCGCACGATGTCACATAACCGGTCGGGGAGGAGCCAAGGAGCTGGCGTTGCCGCCGACGAGGGGGGGGGGAGATACACGAGTTGATCCTGAAGCTTGCCGACCGCTGTCGAAGATTCAGATCAGACAAACTCCGATCTGATCTGTCTCAAACATCACCTCCAGCGACACAACAACCAAGAGCCATCGAAGAGATGGTACACCAACTCCACCCTGCATactcgcctagcttggagaagggatctgggctgcagccgccgccgccgttgttggTGAGATTTTGTGTGCTACGCTCCGTAGGTGATTTGGACTTGGAACGACGAGGACAGCGGGACCAAATTAGCTTGCGGGGAGGGTCTTTTTTACAAATTGTGTGCACAAATTGCTCCACTTCAATTTGGGCCATCAATCTCGCATCTGATGGTACAAATCCATTTTTTTATCACAAGCCCAGGTTCTATTGTAGTTGAAGAAGAAAGAAAACCCCTCTTGTCCATTGCATATTGCTCCAAAAAGAGAACCCCCAAACCCTGCTTTATCAAGGATCCCGTCCCAAGCGGCGGCGGCGCATAGAGATGATGCGCAAGAACAAGGAGCAGAGGAGGGCAGATGGAATCACCGATAGAGGCAGTGATTCGCTGGAGACCATGCGGCCGAACAAGAAGCAGAGGCTGGACGGTGGCAGCGGTAGCGATGAGGAGACCTCGCCCTACCTGGTGATAGGTCATGGGAGCGTGAGCCCTGCCTTCTCCGTGTTCAAGGTGGAACCCTacaccgacggcggcggcgacacccCGGTGAGcatcccgcgccgcctcgcccgcctcAAATGCAAACACAACATGTCTTTCGTCCCTTTGAGATTGAAGGACCGCCGGTGGATCGTCGGCGTCGGCGGCAGCTCAACCGAGAACTACTACGGCCCGGGGACCATCATTTTCGACACCGAGAAGCAGGTGGTGATCCGGGGGCCGGAACCTAAGTCGATCAAGAGCCACCCGATCCTGCTGCCCATCGACCAGAAGATCTACGCCCTTTCCCGAAGCCCCTCAGTGAAGGGACCGCTCGATTACTTGCCCTGGTTCGAGGTCCTCGATCTCTCCCAGGCACAGGAAGTTGACGGCTGTCTAACCAACTGCAAGTGGAGCTCCCTGCAGCGGCCGCCCTTCTTTCCCTGGGAGCTCACCCCACGGCAGTACTTATGTCCACCGAGGGTTGCCGTCAAGTCATACGTCGCCGTGGGCTCCCACATACTGGTTTCTGTGACCGGATGGGTGGGCACGTACGCTTTTGACACGAAGGGCTCGAAGAAGTGGGTGACGGTGGATGACGAGAACAACCTGCCGTTCAGCGATGGTGCCATCCCGCACGGAGGTGGGCTCTTCCTCGGCTTATCAGGCACCACAAAGGCCATCAATGGATACAAGATTAATATCGGCACTAGGTCACTCTCTGTTGTTGAGATTCCTGTGGTGTCCGACTTGGAAGATGAAGAGCTGGTCGGTCGCTCACACAATTTCCTTTCCCTGGGGATTGATAGTGGTTTCTGCTTGGTGACCTGTTGGAGTGTTGACGAATCGCCGTATCCCCCGTATCACCGGGCGCACATCAGGGCGAGGACGTACAGAACAGATGATTTTGTGGAGTCGGAGGGAAAATGCTTAGTCGTCTCCAAGCAGTGGATGCAGGTTTACAAGATCCACGATTTGATCCGGACACTAGATGCGCCATGTCTGGTTGGTGTGGT
Above is a window of Triticum aestivum cultivar Chinese Spring chromosome 6B, IWGSC CS RefSeq v2.1, whole genome shotgun sequence DNA encoding:
- the LOC123137368 gene encoding uncharacterized protein, yielding MMRKNKEQRRADGITDRGSDSLETMRPNKKQRLDGGSGSDEETSPYLVIGHGSVSPAFSVFKVEPYTDGGGDTPVSIPRRLARLKCKHNMSFVPLRLKDRRWIVGVGGSSTENYYGPGTIIFDTEKQVVIRGPEPKSIKSHPILLPIDQKIYALSRSPSVKGPLDYLPWFEVLDLSQAQEVDGCLTNCKWSSLQRPPFFPWELTPRQYLCPPRVAVKSYVAVGSHILVSVTGWVGTYAFDTKGSKKWVTVDDENNLPFSDGAIPHGGGLFLGLSGTTKAINGYKINIGTRSLSVVEIPVVSDLEDEELVGRSHNFLSLGIDSGFCLVTCWSVDESPYPPYHRAHIRARTYRTDDFVESEGKCLVVSKQWMQVYKIHDLIRTLDAPCLVGVVYI